From the genome of Argentina anserina chromosome 4, drPotAnse1.1, whole genome shotgun sequence, one region includes:
- the LOC126791981 gene encoding VQ motif-containing protein 8, chloroplastic-like — MFNQNEQRSVARRETTMSGNRPTPLKINRDSHLIHKQQPSRMAGSQGYHQQQEQQRRPVIIYTYSPKVIHTRPHDFMALVQKLTGLSRSDENQTHKELAAYKTLHARQVGDHKDDSTIADRSINDNETSSGMTDEISGGDIREEENVNVGGDVQADKSCFKASSAGPNRSFSGFSPMQQQNQHPYFADIPMFTPTSMNQHQYFCSPRPLNRFPDSSSQISPSTLCGSISPSMFKFIKGLPE, encoded by the coding sequence ATGTTTAATCAAAATGAACAACGCTCAGTAGCAAGGAGGGAGACGACGATGAGCGGCAACCGACCGACTCCATTGAAGATCAACAGAGATTCACATCTCATTCACAAACAACAGCCTTCACGCATGGCCGGATCTCAGGGATATCATCAACAGCAAGAACAGCAGCGCCGTCCGGTCATCATTTACACTTATTCTCCAAAAGTCATCCACACAAGACCCCACGATTTCATGGCTTTGGTCCAAAAGCTCACGGGCCTCTCGCGCTCTGATGAAAACCAAACTCATAAAGAATTAGCCGCATACAAAACCCTACATGCTCGTCAAGTTGGGGATCACAAAGATGATAGTACTATCGCTGATAGGTCTATAAATGATAATGAGACCTCTTCTGGTATGACGGATGAAATTAGCGGCGGTGATATTCGTGAGGAAGAGAATGTTAATGTTGGAGGTGATGTTCAAGCTGACAAATCATGTTTCAAAGCATCATCAGCAGGTCCAAATCGTAGTTTTAGCGGTTTCAGCCCAATGCAGCAGCAGAATCAGCATCCATATTTTGCAGATATTCCAATGTTTACACCGACATCGATGAATCAGCATCAATACTTCTGCTCACCTCGCCCACTTAACAGATTTCCGGATTCGAGCTCGCAGATCTCTCCGAGTACTCTTTGCGGATCGATCTCTCCTTCAATGTTCAAGTTCATCAAGGGACTACCAGAATAG